One Persicobacter psychrovividus DNA window includes the following coding sequences:
- a CDS encoding bifunctional riboflavin kinase/FAD synthetase: MKIYNNLSEFIAPQYAVVTSGTFDGVHQGHQKILKRIRKIADQHNGETVLITYWPHPRHVLFPEDNSLQLLSSIEEKAELLSQNGIDHLIRLPFTQEFAQMAPEDFVQNILINAIGTKKLVIGYDHHFGKNRSGNFEFLKQNQDRFGFELEEISRHDVDEVGVSSSKIRNHLLRGTLKEANQYLSRPYELSGQVVHGQKLGRTIQFPTANIEVAFKHKLIPKFGVYAVLVEFEGALMEGMLNIGKNPTVSATEDVKMEVHIFDFDKDLYQQCVRVIFIDRLREEKKFESVAALKSALEEDKNAAKTILKNYRR, from the coding sequence ATGAAAATATATAACAACCTCAGTGAATTCATCGCTCCTCAATATGCCGTGGTTACCAGTGGCACCTTTGACGGCGTACACCAGGGTCACCAAAAAATCCTGAAAAGAATTCGGAAAATTGCGGATCAGCATAACGGAGAAACCGTCCTGATCACCTACTGGCCACACCCTCGCCACGTCCTTTTCCCTGAGGATAATTCTCTTCAATTACTTTCTTCCATAGAGGAAAAAGCAGAGTTGCTATCACAGAATGGTATCGACCACCTAATTCGGCTGCCATTTACCCAGGAGTTTGCACAGATGGCTCCTGAAGATTTTGTGCAAAACATACTCATCAATGCTATCGGCACCAAAAAACTGGTGATCGGCTACGACCATCATTTCGGAAAAAACAGGTCAGGGAATTTTGAATTCCTCAAGCAAAATCAGGACCGTTTCGGTTTTGAACTTGAAGAGATCAGTCGACATGATGTAGACGAAGTCGGGGTATCCTCCTCCAAAATCAGGAACCACTTGTTAAGAGGTACACTTAAAGAGGCCAATCAATATTTAAGTCGCCCTTATGAACTTTCTGGGCAGGTGGTGCATGGGCAAAAATTAGGCAGAACGATTCAGTTCCCTACCGCCAATATCGAGGTAGCGTTTAAACACAAACTCATTCCTAAATTCGGGGTCTATGCAGTATTGGTTGAATTCGAAGGAGCACTTATGGAGGGAATGCTTAATATCGGAAAAAACCCAACCGTGTCGGCTACTGAAGATGTAAAAATGGAAGTACACATTTTTGATTTTGACAAAGACCTCTATCAGCAATGCGTCAGGGTAATTTTTATTGATCGACTTCGAGAGGAAAAAAAATTCGAATCTGTAGCAGCCTTAAAATCAGCTCTTGAAGAGGACAAAAATGCCGCAAAAACAATATTAAAAAACTATCGTAGATAG
- the pgi gene encoding glucose-6-phosphate isomerase yields MLKTQNPTKTAAWADLDAHFQDMKSAQMKDLFAKDPERFKKFSTKFEDILLDYSKNIITEDTLAKLTQLAKETGVEDAIQSMFAGEKINQTEGRSVLHIALRNQSNTPIMVDGADVMPAVNEVLAKVETFSNRVSSGAWKGYTGKSITDIVNIGIGGSDLGPLMVTEALKAYKKDNLNVHFISNVDGTHVAEVLKPLNPETTLFLVASKTFTTQETMTNANSAKDWFLKVAQEEGHVAKHFVALSTNAKGVAAFGIDTDNMFEFWDWVGGRYSLWSAIGLSIACAIGYDNYKALLEGAHAMDQHFATTDLENNIPVILALIGIWYNNFFGAESEAILPYDQYMHRFAAYFQQGNMESNGKCVDRAGKPVDYQTGPIIWGEPGTNGQHAFYQLIHQGTKMIPCDFIAPAISHNQISDHHPKLLANFFAQTEALMTGKTEEQVRAEFATAGKSAEEVEDLVPFKIFEGNRPTNSILAKQITPRTLGALIAMYEHKIFVQGVIWNIFSFDQWGVELGKQLANQILPELNNDEEVASHDSSTNGLINAYKAMR; encoded by the coding sequence ATGTTGAAGACTCAAAATCCAACGAAAACAGCTGCATGGGCTGATTTGGACGCACACTTCCAGGACATGAAATCTGCTCAAATGAAAGATCTTTTCGCAAAAGATCCTGAGCGATTCAAAAAATTCTCTACAAAATTTGAGGATATCCTTCTTGATTACTCTAAAAACATCATTACTGAAGATACCTTAGCTAAATTAACACAACTGGCGAAAGAAACAGGTGTTGAGGATGCTATTCAGTCTATGTTTGCGGGTGAAAAAATCAATCAGACAGAAGGTCGTTCGGTATTGCACATCGCACTTCGTAACCAATCCAACACACCAATTATGGTGGATGGTGCTGACGTTATGCCTGCTGTAAATGAGGTTTTGGCTAAAGTTGAAACATTTTCTAACCGAGTTTCTTCTGGAGCATGGAAAGGCTACACAGGTAAGTCAATTACTGATATTGTAAATATTGGAATTGGTGGCTCAGATTTGGGCCCTTTGATGGTTACCGAGGCCCTTAAAGCCTACAAAAAAGACAACTTGAATGTGCATTTCATTTCAAATGTAGATGGAACACATGTTGCTGAAGTTTTGAAGCCACTGAACCCTGAAACGACGCTTTTCCTTGTAGCTTCAAAGACATTCACAACTCAAGAAACCATGACCAATGCAAACTCTGCAAAGGACTGGTTCCTGAAAGTAGCACAAGAAGAAGGACATGTAGCCAAGCACTTTGTTGCTCTTTCTACGAATGCCAAAGGTGTTGCTGCTTTCGGTATTGATACTGACAATATGTTTGAATTCTGGGATTGGGTTGGAGGCCGTTATTCATTATGGTCTGCGATTGGTCTTTCTATTGCCTGCGCTATTGGCTATGATAACTACAAAGCTTTGCTTGAAGGTGCGCACGCCATGGATCAGCACTTCGCTACCACTGATCTCGAAAACAACATTCCTGTGATATTGGCCTTGATCGGCATTTGGTACAACAACTTCTTCGGCGCTGAGTCGGAAGCTATTTTACCTTACGATCAGTATATGCACCGTTTTGCGGCTTATTTCCAACAAGGAAATATGGAATCCAATGGAAAATGTGTGGACCGAGCAGGTAAGCCAGTAGACTACCAAACTGGTCCAATTATTTGGGGAGAACCAGGCACCAATGGTCAGCATGCATTTTATCAGTTGATTCACCAGGGTACAAAAATGATCCCATGTGACTTTATCGCTCCTGCGATCAGCCATAACCAAATCAGCGACCACCATCCAAAATTATTGGCCAACTTCTTTGCACAGACAGAAGCGTTGATGACTGGAAAAACGGAAGAACAAGTTCGTGCGGAATTTGCTACCGCAGGAAAGTCTGCTGAAGAGGTGGAAGATTTGGTGCCTTTCAAAATCTTTGAAGGCAACCGTCCAACTAACTCAATTTTGGCGAAACAAATTACTCCTCGTACTTTGGGCGCTTTGATTGCAATGTACGAGCACAAAATTTTCGTTCAGGGCGTTATCTGGAATATCTTCTCTTTCGATCAGTGGGGTGTGGAATTAGGCAAGCAACTGGCTAATCAAATCCTTCCTGAATTGAATAACGACGAGGAAGTGGCTTCTCACGATAGCTCTACAAATGGCCTGATCAACGCTTATAAAGCAATGCGTTAA
- a CDS encoding CoA pyrophosphatase, translated as MTNNRSINNFDSWLKQRLQEPLPGPDVQREMAPFADAFDRFEADRRNARQSAVLINVMESAGRLCFPLIQRPVYQGVHSGQVGLPGGKQDEGDQSVVATALREANEEIGLLAETVQVVGELTDLFVPVSNFIIQPVISVCKQPVDFQPDPREVEEIFLCDLEELVLQQEPSARTEVSTGKGKLEVPFFEVGGKVVWGATAIILGEFRSLCAPYFTD; from the coding sequence ATGACAAATAATAGATCCATAAATAATTTCGATTCCTGGCTGAAGCAAAGACTTCAGGAGCCATTGCCAGGCCCCGATGTACAGCGAGAAATGGCACCATTCGCAGATGCTTTTGATCGCTTTGAAGCTGATCGTCGGAACGCAAGGCAAAGTGCTGTGTTAATCAATGTAATGGAATCGGCAGGGCGACTATGCTTTCCTTTGATTCAAAGGCCTGTATATCAAGGGGTCCACAGTGGGCAAGTCGGGCTGCCTGGGGGGAAACAGGATGAAGGGGACCAAAGTGTGGTTGCCACGGCACTCCGAGAGGCAAATGAGGAAATTGGCCTGTTGGCAGAGACGGTACAGGTGGTCGGAGAGCTGACAGACCTATTTGTCCCTGTCAGTAATTTCATTATTCAGCCAGTGATCAGTGTGTGCAAGCAACCCGTCGATTTTCAGCCTGACCCCAGGGAGGTAGAGGAGATTTTTCTTTGTGATTTGGAGGAGTTGGTGCTACAACAGGAGCCCTCAGCACGGACAGAAGTATCTACAGGAAAGGGAAAGCTTGAAGTGCCGTTTTTTGAGGTTGGTGGCAAGGTGGTTTGGGGGGCCACAGCGATAATCCTTGGAGAATTTCGCAGTTTATGTGCTCCGTATTTTACGGATTGA
- a CDS encoding M48 family metalloprotease — MKYLNYLLILLLLFPTLSCDKNNNLVLFGISQDKELGQQVSNQINNDPQYNILSPSDFPEAYNYLNGMRDDILNSGKVAYANDFNWELKIIKDDEVLNAFATPGGYIYVYTGLIKYLDSPDDLAGVMGHEIAHADLRHTSRNMQKEYGIQFLISIISGQAESELSQMALALATNGAIAQFSQKFEKEADLESVEYLAGTKYKCDGAATFFQKLEEEQAANSGDISNSIEQFFSSHPSPADRAEYIPEEADKIGCSTKPSGTQAAYDQFKSDLNL; from the coding sequence ATGAAGTATCTTAACTACCTACTTATTCTCCTACTCCTCTTCCCTACCTTATCATGTGATAAAAATAACAACCTCGTTTTATTTGGCATCTCACAAGATAAAGAGCTTGGGCAACAGGTGAGCAACCAAATCAATAACGATCCACAGTACAACATCCTTTCTCCATCGGATTTCCCTGAGGCTTACAATTACCTCAATGGCATGCGAGATGACATCCTTAATTCGGGCAAAGTAGCTTATGCAAATGATTTCAACTGGGAATTAAAAATCATTAAAGACGATGAAGTCCTGAATGCATTTGCGACACCAGGAGGCTACATTTATGTATACACAGGGCTGATCAAGTACCTCGACTCTCCTGATGATTTAGCAGGAGTTATGGGCCACGAAATCGCCCATGCCGACCTAAGGCATACAAGCCGAAATATGCAGAAGGAGTATGGCATCCAGTTTTTGATTAGCATTATCAGTGGGCAAGCGGAATCCGAACTGAGCCAGATGGCACTTGCTTTGGCGACTAACGGCGCTATTGCACAATTCAGCCAGAAGTTTGAAAAAGAAGCTGATCTTGAATCCGTAGAATATTTGGCAGGTACCAAATACAAATGTGATGGTGCAGCTACGTTTTTTCAAAAACTTGAAGAGGAACAGGCAGCTAACAGTGGCGATATCAGCAACAGTATTGAACAATTTTTCTCTTCCCACCCTTCCCCAGCAGATCGTGCTGAATATATCCCTGAAGAAGCCGACAAAATCGGCTGCTCTACCAAGCCCTCAGGCACACAGGCTGCATACGATCAGTTTAAAAGTGACCTGAATCTATAA